From the genome of uncultured Bacteroides sp.:
GATTTTCGTAAGTGGGGTGGGGGAACAATGACTGCCCAAAATCAGCGATTAGTCTATTTCCCGATGCTTAAGAGCGGAGACTTTGATATGATGAAGTCTCAGTTCGACTTTTATCTGCGTATTCTTAAAAATGCAGAACTACGAAGCAAGGTTTACTGGAATCACGAAGGAGGATGCTTTACTGAACAAATAGAGAACTTTGGTTTACCTAATCCGAGTGAGTATGGATGGAAACGTCCGGCAAACTTTGATAAGGGATTAGAATATAATGCCTGGCTGGAATATCAGTGGGATACAGTACTTGAGTTCTGTGATATGATTCTTGAAACAAAAGAATATAATAGCGAGAAAATAGATAAGTATGTTCCTTTAATTGAGAGCGTTTTGACTTTCTTTGATGAGCACTACAGAATGCTGGCTACTCAGCGTGGTAGAAAAGTGCTGGATGGCGACGGACATCTTGTTTTATATCCGGGTTCGGCTTGTGAAACTTATAAAATGGCTTATAATTCCACATCTACTATTTCAGCTTTGAAAGTTGTTTTAGAAAAAATGATTGAATATTCGGCTACGGATAGTACTAAATCTGCTCGCTGGAAACAAATGCTTTCAACTATTCCACCCATTACTATAAAAGAAGAGAATGGAAAGAAGATGATAGCTCCTGCTAAATTATGGGAAAGAATCAATAATATTGAATCTCCGCAATTGTATCCAGTATTTCCATGGAGAGTATATGGAGTGGGAAAAAAAGATTTAGATGTAGCGGTTAATACTTATCTTAACGATTCTGATGCGTTGAAGTTCAGAAGTCATGTAGGATGGAAACAGGATAATATTTTTGCAGCTTGTCTGGGACTTACCAAAGAAGCACAAAGGCTGACTTCGTTAAAAATGAAGGATAGTGAACTTCGATTCCCCACATTCTGGGGACCAGGTTATGACTGGACTCCCGACCATAATTGGGGAGGTAGTGGAATGATTGGCCTTCAGGAAATGCTCATGCAGACTAATGGGGAACAAATTCTTCTTTTCCCGGCATGGCCTGTTGAATGGAACGTTCATTTTAAGATGCATGCTCCTAAAAATACGACTGTTGAAGTGGAACTTAAAGATGGAAAGGTTACTACTCTACAAGTATATCCTGCTGAAAGGATGAAAGATGTTGTTATTATGATTAAGAAATAATAAAATAAATATAGAATAGAATGAAGAATGTTATTGCAGCACTTTTGCTCTTTTTAATGCCGGCGCTTGGTTTTGCCGGTTCATATTGTCCTGAGACTTCAGTTGCAGGCTTTATCGATTTAAAAGGCAGTGGGAGAATTGTTTATAATTTCAATCCGGGATGGCGTTTCTTTAAAGGAGATGTTAAAAATGGCGATGCTATCGGATTGGATGATTCATCGTGGGAAGTTGTTGCAACACCACATACCGTAGCATTGGAACCAGCTGAAGCCAGTGGCTGTCGCAATTATCAGGGACCGGCTTGGTACAGAAAGCATTTTGTGGTTGATAAATCGCTAAAAGGAAAGAATGTTTCGGTATACTTCGAAGCTGTGATGGGTAAATCAGATGTTTATGTAAATGGTAAACTGGTAAAACAACACCTTGGCGGTTATCTTCCTTTCTCAGTATCATTAACAGATCTTGGTATCCGTGCCGGTGAATCTTGTCTGATTGCAGTCTTTACCGACAATAGTGATGATAAGAACTTTCCTCCGGGAAAGAAACAATATACGCTTGACTTTGCTTATCATGGAGGTATCTATCGTGATGTTTGGATGATTGCAAAATCGCCTGTGGCTATTACGGATGCAATTGAAGCAAACAAAGTTGCTGGAGGTGGAGTCTTTGTTCATTATGATAATATCAGCGAAAAAAGTGCTGATGTTTTTGTAGATACGGACGTTAAGAATGAAAGTAAACAAAGCAAGACTGTATATCTGGAAACAGAACTTTGTGATAAAGCTGGGAAAGTTATAGCTCGAGAAAAGACAAAGCTTGTTCTGGCTAATGGTGAAAGCAAAACTGCAAAGCAAAAGATCACAGTTCGCAAACCTAATCTTTGGTCTCCGGATGCTCCGTATTTGTATAAGATTAATTCAAGAGTACTTGATGGAAAGGTTTCTCTGGATGGTGGAACCACTCGTATTGGTATACATAAAGCTGAGTTCCGTGGAAAAGATGGATTCTATCTTAATGGAAAGCCTTACGGACAGTTAATTGGTGCTAACAGACATCAGGATTTTGGATATGTAGGAAATGCTCTTCCTAACTCTCAGCAATGGCGCGATGCTAAGAAATTACGTGATGCCGGTTGCAAAATAATCCGTTCCGCACATTATCCTCAGGATCCTGCATTCATGGATGCTTGCGATGAGCTTGGTCTGTTTATAATTGTAGCTACTCCGGGATGGCAATTCTGGAATAAAGATCCTCATTTTGCAGAATTAGTAAATGAGAATACGCATCAGATGATTCGTAGAGATCGTAATCATACATCAGTTCTTATCTGGGAACCGATATTGAACGAAACACGTTATCCGCTGGATTTCTCTTTGTCTGCATTAAAGGTTACAAAGGATGAATTCCCGTATCCGGGTGCTCCGGTTGCTGCAGGAGACTTGCATTCTGACGGAGTTGCCGATAATTACGGTTTGGTATATGGCTGGCCTACTGATGAGGGAAAAGCGAAACAATGTATCTTTACCCGTGAGTTTGGTGAAAATGTAGACGACTGGTATGCTCATAACAATAACAACCGTGCATCAAGAAGTTGGGGTGAACGTCCTCAATTGGTACAGGCTCTTTCATTAGCAGAATCTTATGGTGCGATGTTTAAAACAACCGGACAGTTTATTGGTGGTGCACAATGGCATCCTTTTGATCACCAACGCGGCTACCACCCCGATCCATATTGGGGAGGAATCTTTGATTGTTTCCGCCAGCCGAAATATGCATATTACATGTTTAAGAGTCAGATATCTCCCAAAGCTACTCATCCTGTTTGTGAAACAGGACC
Proteins encoded in this window:
- a CDS encoding glycoside hydrolase family 2 TIM barrel-domain containing protein produces the protein MKNVIAALLLFLMPALGFAGSYCPETSVAGFIDLKGSGRIVYNFNPGWRFFKGDVKNGDAIGLDDSSWEVVATPHTVALEPAEASGCRNYQGPAWYRKHFVVDKSLKGKNVSVYFEAVMGKSDVYVNGKLVKQHLGGYLPFSVSLTDLGIRAGESCLIAVFTDNSDDKNFPPGKKQYTLDFAYHGGIYRDVWMIAKSPVAITDAIEANKVAGGGVFVHYDNISEKSADVFVDTDVKNESKQSKTVYLETELCDKAGKVIAREKTKLVLANGESKTAKQKITVRKPNLWSPDAPYLYKINSRVLDGKVSLDGGTTRIGIHKAEFRGKDGFYLNGKPYGQLIGANRHQDFGYVGNALPNSQQWRDAKKLRDAGCKIIRSAHYPQDPAFMDACDELGLFIIVATPGWQFWNKDPHFAELVNENTHQMIRRDRNHTSVLIWEPILNETRYPLDFSLSALKVTKDEFPYPGAPVAAGDLHSDGVADNYGLVYGWPTDEGKAKQCIFTREFGENVDDWYAHNNNNRASRSWGERPQLVQALSLAESYGAMFKTTGQFIGGAQWHPFDHQRGYHPDPYWGGIFDCFRQPKYAYYMFKSQISPKATHPVCETGPMVYVANEISPFSDSDVVVFSNCDSVRLITYEKDTIVQPVIHDKNGIPNAPVIFKNVYNFWDMRQYTYVQKNWQKVSFVAEGIIDGKVVCSYKRMPSRRSTKLRLTLDHEGQALVADGSDFAVVIAEVTDDSGNVRRLAKENVVFTVEGEGTIIGDASIGANPRAVEFGSAPVLIRATNKAGKIKVKAHVQFEGVYSPTSAELEFESVPTERPFCYIDQVQSKVNRNNKTTNETKPTLTEEEKQKVLNEVELQQTEFGEKHLKY
- a CDS encoding DUF5703 domain-containing protein; its protein translation is MKKAFVAFILLTFISTSRAAKVTDWLDSYNVLWTSQSKGSYESMPCGGGDIGLNVWVENNELLFYISRSGSLDENNCLLKSGRIRVKLTPNPFINSNFSQQLNLRKGFVDVNTGNTNIRLWVNVFSPVIHVDINSKEKLSTEVYYENWRYKDRPVRKGEGNANSYKWAIPKGLVTKADAIENSADKVIFYHKNDAQTVFDVTVAQQGMDSVKSKMYNPIGNLTSGGMLFGDNLKFAGIASGEYCGTDYKSWCMKSVKPSSSHHILIALHTQQTESLDQWKQGLADILKGIKSNDDQKKTQAWWNSFWNKSAILINETNKDSEAWKIGRNYQLFRYMLGCNAYGSYPTKFNGGLFTFDPARVDSTLNFTPDFRKWGGGTMTAQNQRLVYFPMLKSGDFDMMKSQFDFYLRILKNAELRSKVYWNHEGGCFTEQIENFGLPNPSEYGWKRPANFDKGLEYNAWLEYQWDTVLEFCDMILETKEYNSEKIDKYVPLIESVLTFFDEHYRMLATQRGRKVLDGDGHLVLYPGSACETYKMAYNSTSTISALKVVLEKMIEYSATDSTKSARWKQMLSTIPPITIKEENGKKMIAPAKLWERINNIESPQLYPVFPWRVYGVGKKDLDVAVNTYLNDSDALKFRSHVGWKQDNIFAACLGLTKEAQRLTSLKMKDSELRFPTFWGPGYDWTPDHNWGGSGMIGLQEMLMQTNGEQILLFPAWPVEWNVHFKMHAPKNTTVEVELKDGKVTTLQVYPAERMKDVVIMIKK